A part of Amycolatopsis lurida genomic DNA contains:
- a CDS encoding O-acetyl-ADP-ribose deacetylase → MIELVEGDITEQQVDVVVNAANSSLLGGGGVDGAIHRRGGPEILTECRALRAGHYGKGLKTGEAVATTAGRLPARWVVHTVGPVWSDSEDRSALLAACHRNSLHVAADLGAHTVAFPAISTGIYRWPVESAAEIALETVVTTLSAGACSVELVRFVLFGKAAYDVFREQAEAMGLVSGKDG, encoded by the coding sequence ATGATCGAACTGGTCGAAGGCGACATCACCGAACAGCAGGTCGACGTCGTGGTCAACGCCGCGAATTCCTCACTGCTCGGGGGCGGCGGGGTGGACGGCGCGATCCACCGCCGCGGCGGACCGGAGATCCTCACCGAATGCCGGGCCCTGCGCGCGGGGCACTACGGCAAGGGACTGAAGACCGGAGAGGCGGTCGCGACCACGGCGGGCCGCCTCCCGGCGCGCTGGGTGGTGCACACCGTGGGGCCGGTGTGGTCCGACTCCGAAGACCGCTCGGCTTTGCTGGCCGCCTGCCACCGCAACTCGCTGCACGTGGCCGCCGACCTCGGCGCGCACACCGTCGCGTTCCCCGCGATCTCGACCGGGATTTACCGGTGGCCGGTCGAATCCGCGGCGGAGATCGCCCTCGAAACGGTGGTGACCACGCTCTCGGCCGGGGCGTGCTCGGTGGAGCTGGTGCGGTTCGTCCTGTTCGGGAAGGCCGCCTACGACGTGTTCCGCGAGCAGGCGGAGGCGATGGGTCTCGTGAGTGGCAAGGACGGTTAG
- a CDS encoding alpha/beta fold hydrolase, with translation MSTVTSQDGTTIAYTRTGSGPAVILVDGAMCHREFGPATPLAAELAAHFTVYTYDRRGRGESGDTAPFSVAREVEDIAALIKEAGGTACVYGISSGAALALEAAKAGLPITKLAVYEFPLVVDDTRPPVPADYDERLEKAIAAGRPGTAIKTFMREGVRVPAPVVFMMQFMPAWPKLKKVAPTLRYDAALFDGLHDGTPLPEGRWASVSVPTLVMDGGKSPAWIRNGVAALAKAVPGAEYRTIEGQTHMLKPKAVAPILIEYFTD, from the coding sequence ATGAGCACCGTGACCTCGCAAGACGGCACCACCATCGCCTACACCCGCACCGGCTCCGGCCCCGCCGTCATCCTGGTCGACGGCGCGATGTGCCACCGCGAGTTCGGCCCGGCCACGCCGCTGGCCGCCGAACTGGCCGCCCACTTCACCGTCTACACCTACGACCGCCGCGGCCGCGGCGAAAGCGGAGACACCGCACCGTTCTCCGTCGCCCGCGAGGTCGAGGACATCGCGGCCCTGATCAAGGAAGCGGGCGGGACCGCCTGCGTCTACGGGATCTCGTCCGGCGCCGCCCTCGCCCTCGAAGCCGCGAAAGCCGGGCTCCCCATCACGAAACTGGCGGTCTACGAGTTCCCCCTGGTCGTCGACGACACCCGCCCGCCGGTCCCGGCCGACTACGACGAACGGCTGGAGAAGGCCATCGCCGCCGGGCGCCCCGGCACCGCGATCAAGACGTTCATGCGGGAAGGCGTCCGCGTCCCGGCCCCGGTCGTGTTCATGATGCAGTTCATGCCCGCCTGGCCGAAGCTGAAGAAGGTCGCGCCGACGCTGCGTTACGACGCCGCCCTCTTCGACGGTCTGCACGACGGCACCCCGCTGCCCGAGGGCCGCTGGGCGAGCGTTTCCGTGCCGACGCTGGTCATGGACGGCGGCAAGAGCCCCGCGTGGATCCGCAACGGTGTCGCCGCGCTGGCGAAGGCGGTGCCCGGCGCCGAGTACCGCACGATCGAGGGCCAGACGCATATGCTCAAGCCGAAGGCCGTTGCCCCGATACTGATCGAGTACTTCACCGACTGA
- a CDS encoding DUF998 domain-containing protein, whose product MTITATRIPVALPARALLACGAVSGPLYFLTTFVQAAARDGFDVTKHPASMLSNGDAGWIQVTNFLFTGVLMLAGAIGLSRTLAPGRGGTWGPRLLGVFGVSLLFAAVFKADPGNGFPAGSGQATISTAGVLHMAAGSIGFLSLIVATFVFASRFSREGHRGWAVYSRATGIAFFASFAGISSGNANAPVMLAFWATVMLAWGWVTAVILRSAR is encoded by the coding sequence ATGACCATCACCGCCACCCGGATCCCCGTCGCACTGCCGGCCCGCGCCCTGCTCGCCTGCGGCGCCGTCTCGGGTCCGCTGTACTTCCTGACCACGTTCGTCCAGGCCGCTGCCCGCGACGGCTTCGACGTGACGAAGCACCCGGCGAGCATGCTGAGCAACGGCGACGCGGGCTGGATCCAGGTGACGAACTTCCTGTTCACCGGCGTCCTGATGCTCGCCGGAGCGATCGGGCTGAGCCGGACGCTCGCACCGGGCAGAGGCGGCACGTGGGGGCCACGGCTGCTGGGCGTCTTCGGCGTCAGCCTGCTCTTCGCCGCGGTCTTCAAGGCCGACCCCGGCAACGGCTTCCCGGCGGGGTCCGGCCAGGCCACCATCAGCACCGCGGGCGTCCTGCACATGGCCGCCGGCTCGATCGGTTTCCTGTCGCTGATCGTCGCGACCTTCGTGTTCGCGAGCCGCTTCTCCCGCGAAGGACACCGCGGTTGGGCCGTCTACTCCCGCGCCACCGGCATCGCGTTCTTCGCCTCCTTCGCCGGGATCAGCTCCGGCAACGCGAACGCCCCCGTGATGCTCGCCTTCTGGGCCACCGTGATGCTGGCCTGGGGCTGGGTCACCGCCGTCATCCTCCGTTCCGCTCGCTAG
- a CDS encoding metallophosphoesterase, with protein MPRILARVAALIAVLALLFGVPWWTIVGSPELPAALEVLGTIVFAAAAVAVPACMVLGHGPWQRDLAAKIGDLSLGLIWLLFSLSILGNVLRLVLAVSGVDSAAGIVSGVVLVAFAALAAYGMFEARRVPRLKELDVVLPRLGAGLDGLRFAIITDTHFGPLNRTKWSEKVVEAVNELDADVVAHAGDLADGSVAKRREQVAPLGKVRAKLGKFYITGNHEYFGEAQAWLDHMRDLGWDTLHNRHAKVRQGGDTLVFAGIDDPTGAASGLPGHGPDLPAALDGVTSDTPVVLLAHQPKQVKQAAEAGIDLQISGHTHGGQIWPFHLLVRLDQPVLAGLSRHGERTQLYTSRGTGFWGPPLRVFAPSEITLLTLRNVK; from the coding sequence ATGCCCCGCATCCTTGCCCGCGTCGCCGCGCTGATCGCCGTTCTCGCCCTCCTGTTCGGAGTGCCGTGGTGGACGATCGTCGGCTCCCCCGAGCTCCCGGCCGCGCTCGAAGTCCTCGGCACGATCGTGTTCGCCGCCGCCGCGGTCGCCGTCCCCGCGTGCATGGTCCTCGGCCACGGCCCGTGGCAGCGTGATCTCGCGGCGAAGATCGGCGACCTCTCCCTCGGGCTGATCTGGCTGCTGTTCTCCTTGTCGATACTCGGAAACGTGCTGCGTCTCGTCCTCGCCGTGTCCGGAGTGGACAGTGCGGCGGGAATTGTGTCCGGCGTCGTCCTGGTCGCCTTCGCGGCGCTGGCGGCGTACGGGATGTTCGAGGCCCGGCGCGTGCCGAGGCTCAAGGAACTCGACGTCGTGCTCCCTCGTCTCGGCGCGGGACTCGACGGGCTCCGCTTCGCGATCATCACCGACACCCATTTCGGCCCGCTGAACCGGACGAAATGGTCGGAGAAGGTCGTCGAGGCGGTGAACGAACTCGACGCGGACGTCGTCGCCCATGCGGGGGACCTCGCCGACGGCTCCGTCGCGAAACGCCGGGAGCAGGTGGCGCCGCTCGGGAAGGTGCGGGCGAAACTCGGCAAGTTCTACATCACCGGCAACCACGAGTACTTCGGCGAAGCGCAGGCCTGGCTCGATCACATGCGCGACCTCGGCTGGGACACGCTGCACAACCGGCACGCGAAGGTCCGCCAAGGCGGGGACACGCTCGTCTTCGCCGGCATCGACGACCCGACCGGCGCCGCGTCCGGCCTGCCCGGTCACGGCCCCGACCTCCCCGCCGCGCTCGACGGCGTCACCTCGGACACGCCGGTCGTCCTGCTCGCGCACCAGCCGAAGCAGGTCAAGCAGGCCGCCGAGGCCGGGATCGATCTCCAGATCTCCGGCCATACCCACGGCGGCCAGATCTGGCCGTTCCATCTCCTGGTCCGGCTCGACCAGCCCGTACTGGCCGGTCTTTCGCGCCACGGCGAGCGCACGCAGCTCTACACGAGCCGCGGCACCGGCTTCTGGGGACCGCCGCTGCGCGTCTTCGCACCCAGCGAAATCACCCTCCTGACCTTGCGAAACGTCAAGTAG
- a CDS encoding ATP-binding cassette domain-containing protein → MPSAADSHDMIQVRGARENNLADVSVDIPKRRLTVFTGVSGSGKSSLVFGTIAAESQRLINETYTAFIQSFMAPVGRPDVDALRNLSAAIVVDQERMGANSRSTVGTATDAHTMLRIVFSRLGTPHVGTSGAFSFNLPEGMCPECEGLGKVSSIDVDQLVYKELSLDEGAITVPNFAPGSWYWKGLAESGFVDPAVKLKDYTPQQWEDFMHKPATKMKLGGMNTNYEGLLVKVQRLFLSKDKEATQPHIRAFVDRAITFRQCPSCEGARLNQAALSSKIEGLNIADCSSMQINDLADFLRKIDDPSVGPLMQTLRGTLDSLVEIGLGYLSLDRESGTLSGGEAQRVKMVRHLGSSLTDVTYVFDEPTVGLHPHDIQRMNGLLLLLKDKGNTVLVVEHKPETIEIADHVVDLGPGAGPNGGQICYTGDVAGLRASGTLTGRHLDHRARLRTDVRAARGQIEIRNATRHNLRGVDVDIPLGVLTVVTGVAGSGKSSLIHGSLSTRDDVVVLDQSAIRGSRRSNPATYTGLLDPIRTAFAKANGVKAALFSANSEGACPKCKGIGLIYTDLAMMAGVATVCEECEGKRFTAEVLTYKLRGKDISEVLAMPVAEAREFFPSGQARTILDRLADVGLGYLGLGQPLTTLSGGERQRIKLAIRMAEKSATYVLDEPTTGLHLADVDQLLGLLDRLVDDGNTVVVIEHHQAVMAHADWIVDLGPGAGSDGGQVVFTGTPADLVASGDTLTAQHLRAYVGQ, encoded by the coding sequence ATGCCTTCGGCCGCCGACAGCCACGACATGATCCAGGTGCGCGGAGCCAGAGAGAACAACCTCGCCGACGTCTCGGTCGACATCCCCAAACGCCGCCTCACCGTCTTCACCGGTGTCTCGGGCTCGGGCAAGTCGTCCTTGGTGTTCGGCACCATCGCCGCGGAGTCGCAGCGGCTGATCAACGAGACCTACACCGCGTTCATCCAGTCCTTTATGGCCCCGGTCGGACGGCCGGACGTGGACGCGCTGCGGAACCTGAGCGCCGCGATCGTCGTCGACCAGGAGCGGATGGGTGCCAACTCGCGGTCCACGGTCGGCACCGCGACCGACGCGCACACGATGCTGCGGATCGTCTTCAGCAGGCTGGGAACCCCGCACGTGGGAACGTCGGGAGCGTTCAGCTTCAACCTTCCCGAGGGGATGTGTCCCGAATGCGAGGGGCTGGGCAAGGTCTCCAGCATCGATGTCGACCAGCTCGTCTACAAGGAGCTTTCGCTCGACGAAGGGGCGATCACCGTCCCGAACTTCGCTCCCGGCAGCTGGTACTGGAAGGGGCTGGCGGAGTCCGGTTTCGTCGATCCCGCGGTCAAGCTGAAGGACTACACCCCGCAGCAGTGGGAAGACTTCATGCACAAGCCCGCCACCAAGATGAAGCTCGGCGGGATGAACACCAACTACGAAGGCCTGCTGGTGAAGGTGCAGCGGTTGTTCCTGTCGAAGGACAAGGAAGCGACGCAGCCGCACATCCGGGCCTTCGTGGACCGGGCGATCACCTTCCGGCAGTGCCCGTCGTGCGAAGGCGCGCGGCTCAACCAGGCGGCGCTGTCCTCGAAGATCGAGGGGCTGAACATCGCCGACTGCTCGTCGATGCAGATCAACGATCTGGCGGATTTCCTGCGCAAGATCGACGATCCGTCGGTCGGGCCGCTGATGCAGACCCTGCGCGGCACCCTCGACTCGCTCGTGGAGATCGGCCTCGGCTACCTGAGCCTCGACCGTGAATCCGGGACGCTCTCCGGTGGCGAGGCGCAGCGCGTGAAAATGGTGCGGCACCTGGGGTCCAGCCTCACCGACGTCACCTACGTCTTCGACGAACCGACCGTCGGGCTGCACCCGCACGACATCCAGCGGATGAACGGCCTCCTGCTTCTCTTGAAGGACAAGGGGAACACGGTGCTCGTCGTCGAGCACAAACCGGAGACGATCGAGATCGCCGACCACGTCGTCGACCTCGGTCCCGGCGCCGGGCCGAACGGCGGGCAGATTTGTTACACCGGCGACGTCGCCGGACTGCGCGCCTCCGGCACGCTGACCGGACGGCACCTCGACCACCGGGCGCGGCTGCGCACCGACGTCCGCGCGGCACGCGGGCAGATCGAAATCCGGAACGCGACCCGGCACAACCTGCGCGGGGTCGACGTGGACATCCCGCTCGGGGTGCTGACCGTGGTCACCGGTGTCGCCGGTTCGGGCAAGAGCTCGCTCATCCACGGCTCACTGTCCACAAGGGACGACGTGGTGGTGCTCGACCAGTCGGCCATCCGCGGCTCGCGGCGAAGCAACCCGGCGACCTACACCGGCCTGCTCGACCCGATCCGCACCGCCTTCGCCAAGGCCAACGGCGTCAAGGCGGCCTTGTTCAGCGCGAACTCCGAAGGCGCGTGCCCGAAGTGCAAGGGCATCGGGCTGATCTACACCGACCTGGCGATGATGGCCGGAGTGGCGACGGTCTGCGAGGAATGCGAGGGCAAGCGGTTCACCGCCGAAGTCCTGACCTACAAGTTGCGAGGCAAGGACATCAGCGAGGTTCTCGCGATGCCGGTCGCCGAGGCGCGCGAGTTCTTCCCCTCGGGGCAGGCACGGACGATCCTGGACCGGCTCGCCGACGTCGGCCTCGGCTACCTCGGGCTCGGGCAGCCGCTCACGACGCTGTCCGGCGGGGAACGGCAGCGGATCAAACTCGCCATCCGGATGGCGGAGAAGTCGGCGACCTACGTCCTCGACGAGCCGACCACCGGTCTGCACCTCGCCGACGTCGACCAGCTGCTGGGCCTGCTGGACCGGCTCGTCGACGACGGGAACACGGTGGTGGTGATCGAACATCACCAGGCGGTGATGGCGCACGCGGACTGGATCGTGGATCTCGGACCGGGCGCCGGTTCGGACGGGGGCCAGGTGGTGTTCACGGGGACTCCCGCCGATCTGGTCGCCTCGGGTGACACGCTCACGGCACAGCACCTTCGCGCTTACGTGGGCCAGTAG
- a CDS encoding TetR/AcrR family transcriptional regulator: MVVYAAQGDPRRSMALLWRTESPDSERPGPKPGLSVELIVETAIAIADAEGMAGLSMRAVGDRLGRTAMALYTYVPSKSELVDLMYDTALAELPATYDGDGWRADAARWAEDLWDFYLRHPWVLQVSQARPVLGPNEYVVLEALVKILRRTGLRPTALRRLVSALYSCVREPARTASEARLAEKVTGQPDDEWWYARSAHLEEVSPDFAERFPTLTWMESEHAFRMEDETVSYLEQEAREAFEFSLAVLLDGIEVATKAE, encoded by the coding sequence GTGGTCGTCTACGCGGCGCAGGGGGATCCTCGGCGGTCGATGGCGCTGCTGTGGCGGACCGAGTCGCCGGACAGCGAGCGGCCCGGCCCCAAACCGGGGCTTTCGGTGGAGCTGATCGTCGAGACCGCCATCGCCATCGCGGACGCCGAAGGCATGGCGGGCCTTTCGATGCGGGCCGTCGGGGACCGGCTCGGCCGGACGGCGATGGCGCTCTACACGTATGTCCCGAGCAAGAGCGAACTCGTGGACCTCATGTACGACACGGCGCTCGCCGAGCTTCCGGCCACTTACGACGGGGACGGCTGGCGGGCCGACGCCGCGCGCTGGGCCGAGGATCTCTGGGACTTCTACCTGCGGCACCCTTGGGTTCTTCAGGTCTCGCAGGCGCGGCCGGTGCTCGGGCCGAACGAGTACGTCGTCCTGGAGGCGCTGGTGAAGATCCTGCGCCGGACCGGATTGCGGCCGACGGCGCTGCGGCGGCTGGTCAGCGCGCTGTACTCGTGCGTGCGCGAGCCCGCCAGGACGGCTTCGGAGGCGCGGCTGGCCGAAAAGGTGACAGGGCAGCCCGACGACGAGTGGTGGTACGCGCGCTCCGCGCATCTCGAGGAGGTTTCGCCGGACTTCGCCGAGCGGTTCCCGACGCTGACCTGGATGGAGAGCGAGCACGCGTTCCGGATGGAGGACGAGACGGTGTCCTATCTGGAGCAGGAGGCGAGGGAGGCCTTCGAGTTCTCGCTGGCCGTTCTCCTGGATGGAATCGAAGTGGCGACGAAAGCGGAGTAG
- a CDS encoding nitroreductase/quinone reductase family protein: MPSDFALKTMNAVHRVIQKVSGGRAGWQVAGMTVLELTTIGRKSGRPRTVLLTSPLREGEAYVIVASRGGDDQHPAWFLNLRDNPDVQVTLKGESAKPMVASVADAEQRARLWPKITADFKNYAQYQTKTEREIPVVLLTPKA, translated from the coding sequence ATGCCCTCCGATTTCGCCTTGAAGACCATGAACGCCGTCCACCGCGTCATCCAGAAGGTCAGCGGCGGCCGCGCCGGCTGGCAGGTCGCCGGGATGACCGTCCTGGAACTGACCACCATCGGCCGCAAATCCGGCCGGCCGCGCACCGTGCTGCTGACTTCGCCGCTGCGCGAGGGCGAGGCGTACGTCATCGTCGCCTCGCGCGGTGGCGACGACCAGCACCCGGCGTGGTTCCTCAACCTCCGCGACAACCCCGACGTCCAGGTGACCCTGAAGGGTGAGAGCGCGAAACCGATGGTCGCGAGCGTGGCCGACGCCGAGCAGCGCGCCCGCCTGTGGCCCAAGATCACCGCGGACTTCAAGAACTACGCGCAATACCAGACCAAGACCGAACGGGAGATTCCTGTCGTCCTGCTGACCCCGAAGGCGTAG